Proteins from a genomic interval of Lysobacter stagni:
- the mtgA gene encoding monofunctional biosynthetic peptidoglycan transglycosylase, translating into MAVPLLFVLLSVVQVATLRFVDPMFSAFMVSRQLEAWGDGEWRFRVAYDWRDMEDISPYVPLAVVASEDQNFAEHFGFDLQAIEKARKNNAKGRKVRGGSTISQQTAKNLFLWSGRSWVRKGIEAWYTLLIEALWPKHRIIEVYVNIVEFGDGVYGAQAAARTFFRKDAGQLTAAEAARMAAVLPSPRRYSITRPGPYVQRRAQAIQRQMRYIGGADYLRRIE; encoded by the coding sequence ATGGCGGTGCCGCTGCTGTTCGTCCTGCTGAGCGTGGTGCAGGTCGCGACGCTGCGCTTCGTCGATCCGATGTTCAGCGCCTTCATGGTGTCGCGACAGCTCGAAGCCTGGGGCGATGGCGAATGGCGTTTCCGCGTCGCCTACGACTGGCGCGACATGGAGGACATCTCGCCCTACGTGCCGCTGGCGGTGGTGGCCTCGGAGGACCAGAACTTCGCGGAACACTTCGGCTTCGATCTGCAGGCCATCGAGAAGGCGCGCAAGAACAATGCGAAGGGGCGCAAGGTGCGCGGCGGCAGCACGATCAGCCAGCAGACCGCGAAGAACCTGTTCCTGTGGAGCGGGCGCAGCTGGGTGCGCAAGGGCATCGAGGCCTGGTACACGCTGCTGATCGAGGCGCTGTGGCCCAAGCACCGCATCATCGAGGTGTACGTCAACATCGTGGAGTTCGGCGACGGCGTGTACGGCGCGCAGGCCGCCGCACGCACCTTCTTCCGCAAGGATGCCGGTCAGCTGACCGCCGCCGAGGCGGCGCGCATGGCCGCGGTGCTGCCGAGCCCGCGCCGTTACAGCATCACCCGGCCGGGCCCGTACGTGCAGCGTCGCGCGCAGGCGATCCAGCGGCAGATGCGCTACATCGGCGGCGCCGACTACCTGCGGCGCATCGAGTGA
- a CDS encoding Hsp33 family molecular chaperone HslO has product MTSQPDPTTRDHDQLTRFLIEGAGVRGVRVHLHDTWQQIRSRAEYPPAATEFLGEAAAAAALFTGHAKVDGRLSVQLRGNGALRTLFAECTAAGTLRGIAQLDEDAQVSRDLKALGPDAVLAITIENPSVDGREPMRYQGLVALESDSLAGAFEDYFRQSEQLPTRLLLVADERQAAGLMLQKLPGDHGDDDGWARAGALFDTLTPQELLDWSAGDLLGRLFHEDGVQVLGHKPLRFACSCSRERVEAMLVSLGVAEAGAAVEAAGGRALIRCEFCGQSYRFDSEEIASLFAVATAELAAPERLQ; this is encoded by the coding sequence ATGACTTCACAGCCCGACCCCACCACCCGCGACCACGACCAGTTGACCCGCTTCCTGATCGAGGGCGCCGGCGTGCGCGGCGTGCGCGTGCATCTGCACGACACCTGGCAGCAGATCCGCAGTCGCGCCGAGTACCCGCCGGCCGCCACGGAATTCCTGGGCGAAGCGGCCGCCGCGGCCGCGTTGTTCACCGGCCACGCCAAGGTCGATGGTCGCCTCTCGGTCCAGCTTCGCGGTAACGGCGCACTGCGCACGCTGTTCGCCGAGTGCACCGCCGCCGGCACGCTGCGCGGCATCGCCCAGCTGGACGAAGATGCCCAGGTTTCGCGGGATCTCAAGGCGCTCGGCCCGGACGCCGTGCTGGCCATCACGATCGAAAACCCGTCCGTCGATGGCCGCGAACCGATGCGCTACCAGGGCCTGGTGGCGCTGGAGTCGGATTCGCTCGCGGGTGCGTTCGAAGACTACTTCCGCCAGTCCGAGCAGCTGCCTACCCGTCTGCTGCTGGTAGCCGACGAACGGCAGGCCGCCGGCCTGATGCTGCAGAAACTTCCGGGGGATCATGGGGACGACGACGGGTGGGCACGCGCGGGAGCGCTGTTCGACACCCTGACGCCGCAGGAACTGCTGGACTGGAGCGCCGGCGACCTGCTCGGCCGGCTGTTCCATGAGGATGGCGTGCAGGTCCTTGGGCACAAACCGCTCCGCTTCGCGTGCTCATGTTCCCGTGAGCGCGTGGAGGCCATGCTGGTCTCGCTGGGGGTCGCGGAGGCGGGGGCCGCCGTCGAGGCGGCCGGTGGTCGGGCCCTGATCCGTTGCGAGTTTTGCGGACAGAGTTACCGTTTCGATTCGGAGGAAATCGCTAGCTTGTTTGCCGTGGCGACAGCTGAACTGGCTGCCCCGGAACGGCTGCAGTAG